A genome region from Jeotgalibacillus aurantiacus includes the following:
- the rpe gene encoding ribulose-phosphate 3-epimerase, with translation MVKIAPSILSADFSRLGEEVKAVEKAGADYIHIDVMDGMFVPNISFGSLIVEAIRPVTAMTLDVHLMIEQPERYVNEFARAGADIISVHVEATKHLHRTLQMIKNAGVKPGVVINPHTPVESIKHVLSEVDLVLVMTVNPGFGGQAFIPEALSKVSELKTLRENHQFTYEIEVDGGINDQTIQSAVEAGVDVAVAGSYIYGSENKEEAINKLKRTAK, from the coding sequence ATGGTGAAGATTGCACCTTCCATTCTATCAGCTGATTTTTCAAGACTGGGAGAGGAAGTAAAAGCAGTAGAAAAAGCAGGAGCTGACTACATTCATATTGATGTAATGGATGGCATGTTTGTTCCTAACATTTCTTTTGGATCATTGATCGTAGAGGCTATCCGTCCGGTTACAGCTATGACGCTGGACGTTCATCTGATGATCGAGCAGCCTGAACGTTATGTGAATGAATTTGCACGTGCAGGAGCAGATATTATTTCTGTTCATGTTGAAGCAACCAAACATTTGCACCGCACACTTCAAATGATTAAAAATGCGGGTGTGAAACCTGGCGTTGTGATCAATCCGCATACGCCGGTTGAATCCATCAAACATGTCCTTTCTGAAGTCGACCTTGTACTTGTTATGACTGTCAACCCCGGCTTTGGAGGACAGGCGTTCATACCTGAAGCATTGTCGAAGGTCAGTGAATTAAAGACATTAAGGGAAAACCATCAATTCACATATGAAATTGAAGTGGATGGCGGAATTAATGATCAAACAATCCAGTCAGCCGTTGAAGCGGGCGTGGATGTGGCAGTGGCCGGTTCATACATTTACGGAAGTGAAAACAAAGAAGAAGCCATCAATAAGTTAAAAAGAACAGCAAAATAA
- the rsgA gene encoding ribosome small subunit-dependent GTPase A, whose product MPEGKIMKALSGFYYVKDEEKVIQCRGRGVFRKQKLTPLVGDYVEYQAENDQEGYILDLKSRKNELVRPPIANIDQAVLVFSAIEPDFSTSLLDRFLVLVESHDIDPVICISKMDLLNDAQTEKINRFAEDYRKIGYPVILSSAKWEDGMDQLKPWLEDQVTVFAGQSGVGKSSILNALNPALELKTDAISNSLGRGKHTTRHVELIGIGSGFVADTPGFSALEFTELEVDQLPLCFPEMVKASEDCKFRGCLHLNEPKCAVKEYVENGEIMEYRYQHYQQFHDEIKSRKPRY is encoded by the coding sequence ATGCCAGAAGGTAAAATCATGAAAGCGCTGAGCGGCTTTTATTATGTGAAGGATGAGGAAAAGGTCATTCAGTGCAGAGGACGTGGGGTTTTTCGTAAGCAGAAACTGACACCGCTTGTGGGTGATTATGTGGAATACCAGGCTGAAAATGACCAGGAAGGCTATATTCTGGACCTGAAATCGAGAAAAAATGAACTCGTCCGTCCGCCTATTGCAAACATTGATCAGGCAGTTCTCGTATTTTCAGCGATTGAACCTGATTTCAGCACTTCACTGCTTGACAGGTTCCTTGTTCTCGTTGAAAGTCATGACATTGATCCGGTGATTTGTATTTCAAAAATGGATCTGTTAAACGACGCACAGACAGAAAAAATTAACCGGTTTGCAGAGGATTACCGAAAGATCGGGTATCCGGTCATTTTATCCTCAGCCAAATGGGAGGATGGAATGGATCAGCTGAAGCCCTGGCTTGAGGATCAGGTAACGGTTTTTGCGGGTCAGTCAGGTGTCGGGAAATCATCCATTTTGAATGCACTGAACCCTGCTCTTGAGCTGAAGACAGATGCCATCTCTAATTCTCTCGGAAGAGGAAAACATACGACTAGACACGTAGAATTAATCGGGATCGGAAGCGGATTTGTTGCGGATACGCCGGGTTTTAGTGCGCTTGAATTTACTGAACTTGAAGTAGATCAGCTGCCGCTTTGTTTCCCGGAAATGGTGAAGGCTTCTGAGGACTGCAAGTTCAGAGGATGTCTGCACCTGAATGAACCGAAATGTGCAGTAAAGGAATATGTGGAAAACGGAGAAATAATGGAATATCGATATCAGCATTACCAGCAGTTTCATGATGAAATTAAATCAAGAAAGCCGAGGTACTGA
- the pknB gene encoding Stk1 family PASTA domain-containing Ser/Thr kinase, translated as MIGKRLNDRYKIIRTIGSGGMANVYLAHDMILNRDVAVKMLRLDYVGDGDMLKRFQREAQSATSLAHPNIVSMYDVGDEDDYYYLVMEYVEGMTLKEYIKEFSPVSLDDAVKIMSQLTSAISHAHHNGIIHRDIKPQNILIDRDGTVKITDFGIAMALSATAMTQTNSVMGTVHYLSPEQARGGTASKKSDIYSLGIVMYEMITGRLPFEGESAISIALKHLQSELPHPSSYISNLPQSVENVILKSTAKDEFYRYRSADEMYDDLKTVLDISRENEPIFTVEPDLDATMAIPAIKNKLPLEEMQQTKPLEAQKTVVSPPVKEKEKKKRRKWPWITALVILFLLGTAGVMAAMGMFGPERIQVPDVVGEALEDAETIIEESGLTVGEITYESNDEVPEETVLRSSPKATRTLEEGEPVNLVVSSGKESVEVDGYIGRNFDNTEQLIREAGFENIVEEEEYNEAPAGTIIDQDPEEGEMVIPSETEFTVTISRGPQMAGVPDLTGLTEEELQAFEEESGLTVSVTREEYSDEIAAGGVISQNPEPGTELPIGGQVTVVVSRGAEPAPVNNVVVPVVIEYAQPEEPAEGEDPPEVPGDPEPQTITIYIADRDRTMDEPSEEFTITETVERTLRLVIEQGQTGSYRIERNGEVILEDSISYEENQ; from the coding sequence ATGATCGGAAAACGGTTAAACGATCGCTATAAAATCATCCGGACCATTGGAAGCGGCGGGATGGCAAATGTTTATCTGGCTCACGATATGATTTTAAACCGTGATGTTGCGGTCAAGATGCTGAGGCTGGATTATGTTGGCGACGGCGATATGCTGAAAAGGTTTCAGCGCGAGGCCCAGTCAGCAACCAGTCTGGCGCATCCGAATATTGTCAGTATGTACGATGTCGGTGATGAAGATGATTACTATTATCTCGTCATGGAATATGTAGAAGGTATGACATTAAAAGAATATATTAAAGAATTTTCTCCGGTTTCATTAGATGATGCAGTGAAGATCATGTCGCAGCTCACATCAGCGATCTCACACGCACATCACAACGGTATTATTCACCGTGATATAAAACCGCAGAACATATTGATCGACCGTGACGGTACGGTGAAAATTACGGATTTCGGTATTGCGATGGCGCTGAGTGCGACTGCGATGACTCAGACGAATTCAGTCATGGGAACGGTTCACTATCTGTCTCCGGAGCAGGCAAGAGGTGGCACGGCATCGAAAAAGTCAGATATTTATTCACTTGGTATCGTCATGTACGAAATGATTACCGGCCGCCTTCCATTTGAAGGTGAGTCTGCAATTTCAATTGCGCTGAAGCATCTGCAGTCAGAGCTGCCTCATCCGTCATCCTATATTTCAAATCTTCCTCAAAGTGTGGAAAATGTCATACTGAAATCAACAGCCAAGGATGAGTTTTACCGATACCGCAGTGCTGATGAAATGTATGATGATTTGAAAACCGTCCTCGATATCAGCAGGGAAAATGAGCCGATCTTTACGGTAGAGCCCGACCTGGATGCGACAATGGCGATTCCGGCCATCAAAAACAAGCTGCCGCTTGAAGAAATGCAGCAAACAAAACCGCTCGAAGCCCAGAAAACGGTCGTGAGCCCACCTGTTAAAGAGAAAGAAAAGAAAAAACGCAGAAAATGGCCATGGATCACGGCACTTGTCATCCTTTTTTTACTCGGCACAGCAGGTGTCATGGCCGCAATGGGCATGTTTGGTCCTGAAAGAATTCAGGTACCGGATGTAGTTGGTGAAGCACTGGAAGATGCAGAGACAATCATTGAAGAAAGCGGTCTGACAGTGGGTGAAATCACTTATGAATCAAATGATGAAGTACCTGAGGAAACCGTTTTAAGGAGCTCACCAAAAGCGACCCGGACACTCGAGGAAGGTGAACCGGTTAACCTTGTCGTGAGCAGCGGAAAAGAATCAGTAGAAGTGGACGGTTACATTGGCAGAAACTTTGATAATACCGAACAGTTGATCCGCGAAGCAGGCTTTGAAAATATCGTTGAAGAAGAAGAGTACAATGAAGCGCCGGCAGGAACGATCATTGATCAGGATCCTGAGGAAGGCGAGATGGTCATTCCGAGTGAAACAGAATTTACTGTGACGATCAGCAGGGGACCACAAATGGCCGGCGTACCCGACCTGACCGGTTTAACGGAAGAAGAACTGCAGGCTTTTGAAGAAGAAAGCGGTTTAACGGTCTCAGTAACGAGGGAAGAGTACTCTGATGAGATTGCAGCAGGAGGCGTCATTTCGCAAAATCCTGAACCGGGAACAGAGCTTCCCATCGGAGGTCAGGTGACCGTTGTCGTATCACGGGGGGCTGAACCTGCACCGGTAAACAATGTCGTGGTTCCTGTTGTGATTGAATATGCGCAGCCTGAGGAGCCGGCAGAGGGAGAAGATCCTCCTGAGGTGCCTGGTGACCCTGAACCTCAAACAATTACTATCTATATTGCAGACAGAGATCGCACGATGGACGAGCCTTCAGAAGAGTTTACCATAACAGAAACGGTTGAAAGGACCTTAAGACTTGTTATTGAACAGGGTCAAACCGGATCCTACCGGATTGAGCGAAATGGTGAAGTCATTTTGGAAGATTCAATTTCCTATGAAGAAAATCAGTAA
- a CDS encoding Stp1/IreP family PP2C-type Ser/Thr phosphatase, translating into MEAIFKSDRGKVRQLNEDSGGIYRKSDGALLAVVADGMGGHRAGDVASKMTVEIISRKWRAAPSIRRAVEAEEWLKQTIEEINSSLSAYSDLNEECRGMGTTIVAALCTDEFVTVANVGDSRGYLITEERVSQITEDDSFVNALVQSGEISKQDAEHHPKRNVLLKALGSKGFINPALKTVSAEEGYTILLCSDGLSNKVSDQELLYSIKQSTSLAKTAEQLIDLANDKGGEDNITLAVIAYPEDEGGDLV; encoded by the coding sequence ATGGAAGCGATTTTTAAAAGCGACAGAGGTAAAGTACGACAGTTGAATGAAGACTCCGGAGGCATTTACCGTAAATCAGACGGGGCTTTACTTGCTGTGGTAGCTGATGGAATGGGCGGACACCGTGCAGGCGATGTGGCCAGTAAAATGACGGTCGAAATCATATCCCGCAAGTGGCGGGCAGCTCCCTCCATACGTCGTGCGGTGGAAGCCGAAGAATGGCTGAAGCAGACCATTGAAGAAATTAACAGCAGTCTATCAGCGTATTCCGATTTGAATGAGGAATGCAGAGGGATGGGGACAACGATTGTTGCTGCGCTGTGCACGGATGAATTTGTCACCGTAGCAAATGTAGGGGATAGCAGAGGGTATCTCATTACAGAAGAGCGGGTATCCCAAATTACCGAGGATGATTCCTTTGTCAATGCGTTAGTGCAATCAGGCGAAATTTCAAAACAGGATGCTGAACACCATCCAAAAAGAAACGTCCTGTTAAAGGCTCTTGGATCAAAGGGTTTCATCAATCCGGCCTTAAAGACCGTATCTGCAGAGGAAGGCTATACGATTCTGCTCTGCTCTGACGGTCTGTCAAACAAGGTATCGGACCAGGAACTGCTGTATTCCATTAAACAGTCCACCTCCCTTGCCAAAACGGCTGAGCAGCTCATTGATCTGGCGAATGACAAGGGCGGGGAAGACAATATTACGCTCGCAGTCATTGCCTATCCGGAAGATGAAGGTGGGGATCTTGTATGA
- the rsmB gene encoding 16S rRNA (cytosine(967)-C(5))-methyltransferase RsmB codes for MSKHATREAALHILDQIDKNQSYSNLLLNHAIKKFAINPKDTGLLTEITYGTIQRKMTLDYYLEPFLKKKVEGWVRNLLRLSLYQMLYLDRVPERAVIHEAVEIAKKKGHKGISGMVNGVLRSIQREGVRSIEDIKDPLERLAIETSHPIWLVTRWTEQFGHEKTRAMCEKNLLAPVQTARVNLTRLTREEAIENLAKEGIEAEKSEIAPAGIQVKRGNIAHIDSYKRGDLSVQDESSMLVAEALDPLSGELILDMCAAPGGKSAHIAEKMNNQGRLISLDLHEHKVKLINEAAARLGLSIIETHALDGRKLQEKFPDLTFDRILVDAPCSGLGVMRKKPDIKYAKSEQDLNALSKIQLELLDAAVNSLKAGGTLVYSTCTVDRSENEGTVLAFLKKHPEMELVMPDSLPDAVRSLVTDEMLQIFPQDFGGDGFFIAKFRRKAAVTD; via the coding sequence ATGAGTAAACACGCAACGAGAGAAGCCGCGCTTCATATCCTCGATCAGATTGATAAAAATCAGTCCTACAGTAACCTTCTGCTGAACCACGCGATTAAAAAGTTTGCCATTAATCCGAAGGATACAGGACTGTTAACAGAAATCACGTACGGTACAATCCAGCGGAAAATGACGCTTGACTATTACCTTGAGCCGTTTCTTAAGAAGAAAGTGGAGGGCTGGGTACGCAATCTGCTTCGTCTCAGCCTGTATCAGATGCTGTATCTCGACAGGGTGCCTGAGCGTGCTGTTATTCATGAAGCAGTGGAAATCGCAAAGAAAAAAGGACACAAAGGCATTTCCGGTATGGTGAATGGTGTACTCAGATCCATTCAGCGTGAAGGGGTCAGAAGCATTGAAGACATTAAAGATCCCCTTGAAAGATTAGCCATTGAAACGAGTCACCCGATCTGGCTTGTAACGCGCTGGACAGAGCAGTTCGGCCATGAAAAAACACGTGCCATGTGTGAAAAAAATCTCCTGGCTCCTGTTCAGACTGCGAGAGTAAATCTGACCAGACTCACTCGGGAAGAGGCGATAGAAAACCTCGCAAAAGAAGGAATTGAAGCGGAAAAGAGCGAAATAGCACCTGCAGGCATTCAGGTAAAACGGGGGAATATTGCACATATTGACTCCTACAAGCGTGGGGACCTGTCTGTTCAGGATGAAAGTTCTATGCTCGTAGCAGAAGCTTTGGATCCTTTATCAGGTGAGCTGATTCTTGATATGTGTGCTGCTCCCGGCGGGAAATCTGCCCATATTGCTGAGAAGATGAATAATCAGGGGCGTCTCATCTCACTTGACCTTCATGAACATAAAGTCAAGCTGATCAATGAGGCAGCTGCAAGATTGGGTCTTTCTATCATTGAAACCCATGCACTTGACGGGCGCAAGCTTCAGGAGAAATTTCCGGATCTTACATTTGACCGGATCCTAGTAGATGCGCCGTGCAGCGGGCTCGGTGTGATGAGAAAGAAACCGGATATTAAATACGCCAAATCGGAACAGGATCTAAATGCCCTTTCAAAAATACAGCTTGAACTGCTTGATGCTGCTGTTAATAGCCTGAAAGCCGGTGGTACACTTGTCTACAGTACTTGTACAGTAGATCGCTCAGAGAACGAAGGGACTGTTTTGGCGTTTTTAAAAAAACATCCTGAAATGGAGCTTGTTATGCCGGATTCTCTCCCGGACGCAGTACGGAGTCTGGTAACAGATGAAATGCTGCAGATCTTCCCTCAGGACTTTGGAGGAGACGGATTTTTTATCGCGAAATTCAGGAGAAAAGCAGCGGTTACTGACTGA
- the fmt gene encoding methionyl-tRNA formyltransferase, with product MTSVIFMGTPDFSVPVLEQVIKDGFNVKAVVTQPDRPVGRKRILTPPPVKKAALEHDIPVIQPEKLKGSQELADIIGLQPDLIITAAFGQLLPNELLEAPPLGCINVHASLLPELRGGAPIHHAIIRGYKETGITIMYMAEKLDAGDMISQKSVEITDADHVGTLHDKLSAAGAALLSETLPLIVEGKAERVPQDHEKATFAWNIKREEELIDWNRSGREIFNQIRGLYPWPVAYTVFRDKTMKVLRAELVKGNGEPGEVIAVSAESITFASGNEEAILVTELQPSGKKKMSAADFLRGSEVKIGEKAGKDE from the coding sequence ATGACATCAGTTATCTTTATGGGAACACCTGACTTTTCAGTTCCGGTTTTAGAACAGGTGATAAAAGACGGATTTAATGTGAAGGCAGTAGTGACACAGCCTGACCGCCCTGTAGGACGCAAAAGAATACTGACTCCACCACCTGTGAAAAAGGCAGCGCTGGAGCATGATATCCCTGTTATTCAGCCTGAAAAGCTTAAGGGATCACAGGAGCTGGCAGATATTATTGGCTTACAGCCGGATTTGATTATAACAGCTGCTTTTGGTCAACTGCTGCCGAATGAACTTCTTGAAGCACCTCCACTCGGCTGTATTAATGTACACGCATCTCTTTTACCTGAGCTAAGAGGTGGTGCGCCGATTCATCATGCGATTATCAGAGGGTATAAAGAGACGGGTATTACGATTATGTATATGGCAGAAAAGCTGGATGCAGGTGATATGATCAGTCAGAAATCAGTTGAGATCACAGACGCAGATCATGTGGGCACACTTCATGACAAACTGAGTGCAGCGGGAGCGGCGCTTCTTTCGGAAACACTGCCTCTGATCGTGGAAGGAAAAGCGGAAAGAGTGCCACAGGATCATGAAAAAGCAACTTTTGCATGGAATATTAAAAGAGAAGAAGAACTGATTGACTGGAATCGATCAGGACGTGAAATTTTTAATCAGATTCGCGGACTGTACCCGTGGCCTGTTGCCTATACTGTATTTAGAGATAAAACGATGAAAGTGTTAAGGGCAGAGCTTGTTAAAGGAAATGGGGAGCCGGGGGAAGTCATTGCAGTTTCAGCTGAAAGCATCACTTTTGCTTCAGGAAATGAAGAAGCGATTCTCGTCACAGAGCTGCAGCCATCCGGTAAGAAAAAAATGAGCGCAGCGGATTTCCTGAGAGGATCTGAAGTCAAAATTGGGGAGAAGGCCGGTAAAGATGAGTAA
- the def gene encoding peptide deformylase, producing MEDFTLTELKIVTAPDERLETKCEEVTEFNQELHDFLDDLFDLMMEHDGIGIAAPQAGVLKQAAIVYLDDESGIIEMINPKIDVLSGEETEVEGCLSFPGIFGEVKRPDKIRLTAQDRNGKEFTLEANGYLSRAIQHEADHLEGLLFTSKVIKYVKEEDLEGYEEE from the coding sequence ATGGAGGATTTTACTTTGACTGAATTAAAAATTGTTACCGCTCCCGATGAGAGACTGGAGACAAAATGTGAAGAAGTAACAGAGTTTAACCAGGAGCTGCATGATTTTCTGGATGACCTTTTTGATTTAATGATGGAGCATGACGGAATCGGGATTGCGGCTCCACAGGCAGGCGTGCTGAAGCAGGCTGCGATCGTCTATCTCGATGATGAATCAGGCATTATTGAAATGATAAATCCTAAAATTGACGTACTTTCCGGGGAGGAAACGGAAGTGGAAGGATGCTTAAGCTTCCCGGGCATTTTCGGTGAAGTGAAAAGACCTGATAAAATCAGACTGACTGCACAGGACCGAAACGGCAAAGAGTTCACGCTTGAAGCAAACGGCTATTTATCGCGGGCCATTCAGCACGAAGCGGATCATCTTGAGGGATTATTATTCACTTCAAAAGTCATTAAATATGTAAAAGAAGAAGATCTGGAAGGATATGAGGAAGAATGA